In Desulfosudis oleivorans Hxd3, the DNA window CAGTCAATGGCCGTGTTGCCGCCGCCGATGACGGCGCACTTTCTGCCCACCGGCACCGGGTCCGTGCCGGCGCCCTGCTGCCATGCGGCAAATTTGGTGAGAAAGGATATGCCGGTGTAAACACCCTTGAGGTCGTTGCCTTCAATCTTAAGACCGTAATCCTTCCATGCGCCGATGCCCAGGAAAATGGCGTCGTACCCGGCGGCCATCAGGCTGCCCATGTCAAAATCACGGCCCAGCCGCATGTTGGGCTTGTGCTCGATGCCCATGTTGAGAATGCCGTCGGTCTCCCACTTCAGCACTTTTTTGGGCAGCCGGTATTCGGGAATACCGTAACGGATCATGCCGCCCAGCTCCGGGTTGTCGTCAAAAATGGTCACGCCGTGTCCCACCCGGCGCAGAAAATAGGCGGCGGTCAGGCCGGCCGGGCCGCCGCCGATCACCGCTACCTTCTTGCCGGTGGACGGCGCGCAGGAAATGGGCAGCCGCTTGCCGGAGTTCATCTCATAGTCAGCCGCAAACCGCTTGAGCTGGTTGATGGAGACCGGCTCATCCACCACCCCGCGGCGGCACTTGTCCTCGCAGGGATGGGGGCAGACCCGGCCGCAGGCCAGCAGCAACGGGTTTCTCTCCCGAATGGTGTTGACCGCGCCCTCATAGTCGCCGGTTTTGATCTGGTTGATGTACTTGGGAATATCGATCTGGGCCGGACAGGTCTGGGTGCACGGCGCATGGGCTCCGTTGGTGGCATTGAACTCAAAGAGCCGCTGGGACATGGTTTTGACCCGAATGATGTTCTTCGGACAGACCGCCTCACAGGCCCCACACCCCACGCACTTGGCCGGGTCCACCACCGGGTAGCCGTCTTCGCCCATCACGATGGCGTCAAAGGCGCAGGCTTTAATGCAGTCACCGTATCCCAGGCATCCGGTGGGGCAGTCCCGCCGGCCGCCGTACAGGGCCGTGACCGCGTTGCAGGAAAGGATTCCCTTGTAGTTGTATTTGTTTTCCGCCCGGTTGCCGCCGGTGCACTCGTTTTCCGACACCCTGGGCTCGGCGGTTCCCGGATCCACTCCCATGATGGCGGCGATATTGGCCGCGGAATCCGGCCCACCCACAATACAGACACTGGGCAGGGCCTCTCCCTTCACCACCGCCGCGGCAGCGGCTGAACAGCCGGCATATCCGCACCCGCCGCAGTTGGCGCCGGCGGTTGCCGATTCGACCTCTGCGATACGGGGGTCTTCATAAACATAAAACACACGGGAAGCAACACCCAGAATGACGCTGCTGGCCATGCCCAGCCCCAACATGGAAAGAATCGCATTTAACACTGCATACTCCTTCGAGTTACAATTACAATAGTATGATTAAGCCATGCCTTTGAACGCGAAAAACGCCAGCGCGATCATGCCCGCGGTCACCAGACCGATGGAGGTATCCTGCAGCGGCTTGGGCACCTTGCCCAGGTTGATCCGCTCCCGCACGCCGGCAAACAGGATCAGGGCCAGGCCGAAACCCACCGCGTAGGAGAAGGAGGCCACCAGGGCCTGCAGAAAATTATACTCCTCCTTGATGTTGATCAGGCAGGCGCCCATCACGGCGCAGTTGGTGGTGATCAGGGGCAGAAAGATGCCCAGGCCCGCGTAGAGGGCCGGAATGCTCTTTTTCAGGAACATCTCCACAAACTGGACCAGGGAGGCGATCACCAGGATAAAGGCCAGGGTGCGCAGAAATTCAAGGTCAAGCCACTTGAGCAGGAACACGTCCACGCACCAGGTGATCATGCCGGCCATGACCAGGACGAACACCACGGCCATGGACATGCCCACCGCGGTCTCCATTTTCTTGGAGGTGCCCAGAAACGGACAGTTACCCAGGAACTGGGCCAGCAGAATGTTGTTGATCAGAATACAACTGATGGCCAGAAGAATATATTCGGTCATGATGGTCTCCTATTTTTCCAGCATGTTCATGATACAGAGCATCAGGCCGAGGCACACAAAAGCGCCCGGCGCCTGCACCATAAAGGCAAACGGCAGAAACGCGTCGCCGAACAGTGAATAACTGTTGCCGAGGACCGTCAATGTGCCGGCGCCAAGGGCCTCCCGGACCGCGGCAATGGCGGCCAGGGACAAGGTAAACCCGACACCCATACCGAGCCCGTCGGCAATGGATGGCAACAGGGGGTTTTTAAAAGCAAAGGCCTCGGCCCGTCCCAGCACGATGCAGTTCACAACGATCAGGGGGATAAAAATGCCCAGTTGCAGGAACAGGCTGTAGGTATAGGCCTGCATCAGCAATTCCACCAGGGTCACAAAGGTGGCGATGATGGTGATAAAACAGGCGATGCGCACCTTGGTGGGAATGACGTTTCGCAGCATGGAAACCAGAATGTTTGACCCCACCAGCACAAAGGTGGTGGCAAGCCCCATGCCGATGCCGTTTTCCACTTTGGTGGTCACGGCAAGGACCGGGCAGAGGCCCAGCACCAGCCGAAACGGCGGAATCTCCGCCCACAACCCCTTGGTAAACTCTTGCGTAATAGACTTGGCCATTTTCAACTCCCCTGTTTATAAACTTGCTATCTTGTTTTTGATCTCGTCTTCCAGCTGCTGGTAAATCTCACCGGCATTGGTGGCGGCATTGCACACGGCCCCGGAGGTAACGGTAGCACCGCTGATGGCGTCGATCTGGCCGCCGGCGCTTTTGACCTTGAACGTCTGGGTCACGGGAAGGCCCACAAACCGGTTCACCAGATCCGGCTCGCTCTTGGCCCTGGAGCCGATGCCCGGGGTCTCGCTGTGAGTGGTCACGCCGGCGCTGGCAATGGTGCCGGTGTCAATATCCACCCCCACCATCAGGCCCACATCACCGCCGAACCCGCCCTTGCCGCTGACGCTCAGGGCCACGTACCGGACCTTTCCGTCCACGGCGATGGGAAAAAGGGTCACCGCCTCCTTGCCCTCGCCAAGGGTGAACCGGTCAGCGATCATGTCATTGGAAGCGTTTGCAAACATCTCCCGCAGCACCGGCCCCTGCACAAAGTTGAGTACCTGAAGCTCGATCTTGTCCTGTGTCGCGGCCCGCACACCGGCCAGCAGTCCGCCGGAAACCGCGGTCAAAACGGTCAGCACCACCACCATTTTAATTAATTCACGCATTATGCTACCTTCCCCATTGCTTTTGGTCTGATTTTATCAACAAGTGGATTGATCAGGTTGATCACCAGAATGGCAAACACCACACCGTCCACATGCACGCCGATGTTTCTGATCAGAACGGTCAGCAGACCGCCGGCGGCGCCGTAGATCAGCATGGGTACAAAATTAACCGGTGAAGAGGAGTCCTCTGTGGCCAGAAAAAAAGCGCCGATCAGCGTGTAGCCCGTCAGCAGGTGAAAGACCGGGCCCGCATACTCCACGGGCTTGGCCAGGCTGAACACCAGGGCCGTGACAAACACACCGGCCAGAAAAGAGACCGCAATCTCCCACCGGATATAGCCCCTTATCATCAGGTAGATGCCGCCGATGAGAATGCCCAGGCCGAAAGTGGCGCCGATGCCGCCGGCCTGTTTGCCCATCAGCAGGTCCATGGGCGTAAACCCGGCCACGCTGGCCGAACCGAAATACTTGGCCGACCACATCGGGTAGACCATGTTGAAGCCGGTTTCGTAGTCGGCCAGCATGTAATTAAAATCCACGAAAGCGGGCCATGAAACACCCAGAATCGCCAGGCTGATGAGGGCAGGATTAAAAGGATTGGCGCCCAGGCCGCCGAAAATCTGCTTGGCGATGACAATGGCCACAAAAGTGCCGGTGATCACCATCCACCAGGGCGTGGTGGCCGGCAGCAGCATGGCCAGAAGCAATCCCACCAGGGCGGCATTGCCGTCTCCCACGGAAACCGGTGTTTTGGAAACCCTGTTAATCAGCAGCTCCCAGAGTATGGCGGTGGACACGGAGAGGCAGACCACGGCCAGGGCCGGCACACCATAGGTCAGGATGCCGGCGATCACCGGAATCAGGGCCACCAGCAGAATATTATAGTGCCGGGCCGACAGGCTGCTGCCGTCATGCCAGAACGGCGCATGTGAAACAACCAGTTTTTTAGAACTATGCTGCATGATCCGCCTCCGCTGTAGTGAGTCTGGCAAATTCGTACTTGCCGAGTTGTATATACTGGAATATCGGAATTCGTGCCGGGCATACGCAACTGCACAGGCCGCAGTCAATGCAGGAAAGCAGGTCGTGGCTGTCCACGGCCTCGCCGTACTCCCCGGCCTGTAGATAGCGGATCAGCACATTCACCGGCACCCGGGCCGGACAGATTCTCACGCAGTCACCGCAGTTGATGCAGCTGTTTTCCGACACATCGAAAATCTGGTCGGCGCCCTGCACAAAAATCATGTCTGTATCCGGTCCCACGGGATGACTTTCGGTGTAGACCGCGGTTCCGGTCAGCGGGCCGCCCAGGACCAGCCGGTCGTTTTCACTGACCGCCTGGGAACAGGCGGAAAGCACCTGGCCCACCGGCGTGCCCAGCACCACCGACACCAGTTTCTTGGTCCCGTTTTTCAACACCACGGTAACGATCTTACGATCCGGAACCCTGCCCTTCTCATAGGCTTTCCCCAGGGCCGCCACCGCCTCGGCACTGACAAAACAGATGCCCGCCGCCTCGCAGGTGGTATCGGCCGGAATGGTCATCCCCAGCAGGTCTTTTGCCATAATACGCGGGTTGGCCGCCGGGTAGGCAGCGCCGACCTTTTTTATTTCCAGCCCGCCGGCCTGCAGGCCGGGCGCCATCCTGTCGAACACCGTCAGCATCATTCGGGGCGCGCCGCCCAGCATCTTTTTCAGGGCCTCGGCACCCCGCAGAATGGCATCCATGCCGGCTTTCAACACATACTGGCGGGTCACGCACAGCAGGTCCGAATCCACACCGCATACAACGATCGTCTTGATCTTGTCGGGTGTGTCAAACAGCGCGACAGGCAACCCGCCGGGCACGCACCGCAAAAACCGGTCGGCAGCCTCCAGCGACGGGGTTTTACCGGCCTGGGCAAAGGCGTCATCCGCCGCGGCACTCGCATCCACCTTGACGGTTACAGCGGTATACCGCCGGCCGAAATTCCCGGTATAGGCATCCACCGAGGACACCGTACCGCCCAGGGCCGCCGTGGCATAAGCGTCGCTGCCGGCAATGGGTGATACCGCCTGGCCTTGGGCAATGGCGTCTCCTGTATGGACCTGCAACGCCGTCTGATTTTCAAGGGGCGTGTCCACCAGCAGGGTGATAGCGGCGGGTGCCGGTATTTCCTGGGCCGCCAGGGTCGAATCCAGGGGTTCATACATCAATGTAGGCTTTGCCAATCCGAAAAACGGTCTTTTTATCATCGCCTTACCTTTTTCATCCCATTAACTATTAAATGCCGTGACACCGCCGCGGCAAACGTGTCTCTACTGGGCGTGGCACTCGCCGCAGGCAACGGGTCCCGCCCCATAATCCTCGTGACATCCGATGCACTGGTCATGCAGGGCGTCCGACGTCTTCTGAAACTTCATGATCATTGCATCCCCGTAATCCGGGTCGTGGCACTCGCTGCAGGAGGCCGGAATATCCTCGCCTTCGGCCAGAGCATGGCAGTCCTTGCAGGTCCAGGCCTCCGGTTCGGTCTCCAGCACCACATGGTGCTCATCAAAAATATAGTCGTCGTAAATCACGGGGTGGCAGGCCGTGCACTCGGAAGGAACGGTCTTGACGTCAGCGGCCCGGTGACATTCGGCGCACGACATGTAATCGCCCGTTTCACCGTGATGATGACAGGCGGCGCAGTCGTCCACCTGGGCATGCATCTGATGGTCGAACATCACATCCCCCCCCAGGCTTTTGTAAACCTTCCGAACAGGTTCGTCAGGCTTTTCCGCGGGCACCGCCGCGTAACAGACCACGCCCACAATCAGTAAAATTGCGGCCAGACCGTAAGCAAGTTTTGTCTCCTTTTGTGATCCCATCTACATGTCCTCATTCCAGGTTTTAGAAAACGGGTTTGAATTAAAAATTGTAAAAAATATTCTCTAGCACAGTCGATGCGGCCTTTTCAAGTGTTTTATGTCAAAAATGACCGATATCAGCCGGTTTCCGCAAAAGGCGGAAGAAAAACGAGGAGTACACGTATAACTACTTGAATTTAAAATGAGGTGCAGAGAAAACGGGTAAGCCCGCTCAGAACGGCCAGAGAAAACACTTGAGGGACGCTTCAAGGCTTTTTCGGCACCCGGCATACTGGCGGGCATACAGGTCGGCCCTGGCCTGGACCTTCCGGGCCACGGCCAGCAGAGAAGGCTTTTTCTGATGGGTGCCCCGGGAAAAACCGCCCTGGCCCTCATGGTAGGCAAGATAGAGGCTGTAGGCGTCACTGGCGGCGATACCGCACTTCACCCGGCTCAAGTGACAATACCAGCCGATAAAGTCCACGGCATCGGCAAAATCGTCCCGGTCGGCCCCGGCGTTGCCCGTGGCCCTTTGATAGGCGTCCCATGTGGCGTCCAGTGCCTGGGCATACCCGTAGGCGGAGGAGGGGCGCGGGCCGGGCAGAAGACAAAGGCAGGTGGTGCGGGGCGGCCTGGCCTTGGGCTGAAAGCGGGACTCCTGGTGCATAATGGCCATCAGTACCGGTATGGGAATGCCCCATCGCCGGGAGGCGGCGTGGGCCGGCTTGAACCAGTCGTCCTTCTCTTTAAAAATACGGCAGACATTGTCCCGGGAGGAGAGCGGTTGGAAGCCGGCACAGCCGAAAACCGACATGCCGGCACACAGACAAACGATTCCCAAAAGCACGGGTTTTATATAGGACTCGGCTTTTGTCATGGTGTCGCTGCCGGCCCGCTCAGAAAGGTTTTCTTCCGGCAGGCAGACCATTAAGATTTACAGGCAGTTGTTTTCGTAAAGACAACGGCTGTTTTAAAAAAATCGGGCGGCGGGCATGACGGGGAAAGACATGCTCGCCGCCGGAATCAACAGAAATCCGCAACCAGGGGCCTGGAAAACGGTACCGTAGCCCGTCTATTTGGAACCGCGCTTGGACGCCTTGAGCGGGTTTACTTTCGACTTGGTCGCTGCGGCATCCACCACATGGGTGGCCAGGTTGCACCGGCCCCGCTTCCATTTGGCCGCGGGGTCAGGGGTGGCTGTACAGTACAGACCTGTGGGAAACTCGGCAATGCGTTTACAGCCCGAACAGGCTTCCACAACAGGCTTGCACACCCCTCCGATAAAGGAGCAGCCCGCCGCCGTCATAAAGGGACATTCGACATTCTCTTTTACAGTTACGCACAACATGATGACAACACCTCCATGAAACAGACCGCCCTGCCAGTACATGGACAGGGCATAAAAAATTAAAGTTCTATTTTTTAAATCCATTCGAAGGGCAAGTCAAGGCTTTTTTGGCTTTTTGTGTTTTGCTGCGCCTGGATTTCTCCCGGAAAACCTGATAGAGTGTCCGGATCATAACGGCCCGCATGTCGTGACACCGTTCCCCCTTCAGGAGGCAGCAATGGACCGCACAGTGATCATTTATGGCAAGCACACATGACCCTTCACCCGGTTGGCCCGTGAGGCCTATGCCGCGTCCGGACGGACAGTGGACTATCGCGATGTGGCGCAGGGATCGCCCGACACCCTTGACGCCATGCTGACCCTTTCCGGTGGCAACCGGAAAATACCGGTGATCGTGGATGAAGGCCGGGTGATCATCGGCTTTCAGGGACGGGGCTGAAAGGCCTAGTCACAACCGGCCGGCGGCCGGATTCCAACAACCCCACCAGAACAGGAAAAAAACAACAATGAGCAGACAGTTTCTCCTTGATGAGTTCAAGCTGGAAGAGTCCTGGCGTCTTTTTAAAATCATGGGCGAATTTGTCGAAGGCATCGACGAGCTTCACAACATCGGCCCGGCGGTGAGCATCTTCGGATCGGCCCGGCTGCACCCCGATTCGCCGGTTTATCAAAAAGCTGAAAAAGTTGCTGGTCTGTTTGCCGAAAACGGTTTTGCCGTGATTACCGGCGGCGGCGGGGGCATCATGGAAGCGGCTAACAAAGGGGCCTCGGCAAAGGGAGGCAAATCGGTGGGATTGAACATCGACCTGCCCTTTGAGCAGAAGCCCAATGATTATGCCAATATCAAACTCCAATTCCACTATTTTTTCATTCGCAAGGTCATGTTCGTCAAGTATGCCCAGGCCTACATCATCATGCCCGGCGGATTCGGCACAATGGATGAGCTGTTCGAGGCGGTCACCCTGGCCCAGACCCAGCGCATTCGGCCCCTGCCCATCATTTTGATGGGGTCGGACTACTGGTCGGGCCTGGTGGAGTGGGTACGGGCCACCCTGCTGGCCGATGGCGCAATTTCTGCGGAAGACATGGATTTTCTTCAGATTATCGACGAACCGGAAGCAGTGGTCAAGGCCGTCAAAAAGCTGGTAATTCTGTAGGCTAAATCATTGGTGTTCAAAACCGTTCCCAAAAGAACGTTTAGGCTTTACAACTATTTGAATTTACAAATTCCGGGAATGGGGCATCAATGGCAGGCCCCGCCCATTGCAGCGCAGCCGAACGCAAATGCTTTTTTCGGGAAAAAGCGGGCAGGCTGTTTGAGCACCGCGAAGCGGGCGAGTTCCTGCCCTGGATGTTTCACGAGCTGATTTGGCCGCAGATGCAAGGCGCGGCATGCGACGCTGTAGCCGGTCTACTGCGAGCATGCCGCAACACAGCAGATGCGGCCAAGGCGGCTCGCCCGAAGGGGGAATTTTTTCGACAGAAAAATAACAGATTCCCTTAAAATCAACTTTTTGTTGTCGAAAAAATTCATGAAATATTCAGGTGCCCGCGCCGAACAAAGCGTTTGCGCAAGGGAAGCCACGCCTGTGGCGTGGCGAGCCAGAGGCCAAGCTGTCACGCCTGCGGCGTGATTCTTTTGGTACTTTTCTTGCCGCCAAGAAAAATACACGGATAAGCAGGATAAGAGAGATATCCTTTAAGAGCACTGCCGTAAAGACAATTCGATTTCGATCCCGATCCCGATAGCAATTCGATTTGGATAAACAACCGGGAATCTGTCCTGCCACAATTAAAACCGTTTTGGGACAACAATGAGCCTAAATATTTCATGAAATGTCCGGGCTCGCCGGGAAAGGGACGCCTTCCCGGCTACTCTTCCTGAAGCCCGCCGTTGCTGAGTTGCATCTGGCAGAGCCGGGCATAATCCCCTTTTCGGGCCAGCAACTCCTCGTGCTTTCCCTGCTCGGTGATCCGGCCGTCCGACAGCACCACGATCCGGTCCGCATGGTGGACCGTGGAGAGCCGGTGAGCAATCACAAAGGTGGTGCGGCCCTTCATCAGGTTGGCCAGAGCCTTCTGCACCACTGCCTCGGATTCACTGTCCAGGGCCGAAGTGGCCTCATCCAAAATCAGGACCGGCGCGTCCTTGAGCAGGGCCCGGGCAATGCAGAGCCGTTGCTTTTGCCCACCTGAAAGACGCGCTCCCAGCTCGCCGATCATGGTATCAAACCCCTTGGGAAACCCCACGACAAAGTCATACGCATAGGCGTCTTTTGCCGCCTGAAGGATATCCGCCTCCGATGCATCCTGATTACCGTAAGCGATGTTGTTGCGCACGGTGTCGTTGAACAGGATGGGCTCCTGGGTGACAATGGCGATCTGCTCCCGCAGCGAGGCGATGGATGCCTTGCGGATGTCCGTGCCATCGATAAGAATGCGACCGGAGGCCACATCATAAAACCGGGGAATCAGGTTGACAAGGGTGGTTTTGCCGCCGCCGCTGGCGCCCACCAGGGCCACCACTTCGCCCGGCGCCACCGTCAGGTTGATGTCGGTAAGTACCGGCCCGCCGGTGTCGTAGACAAACGAGACCTTCTCAAACGCCACTGTGTGGGGGGCCCGTTGTATCGTCACCGGGTCCGGCGCTTCAACGATATCGGACCGGGTTTCTAAAATATCGTAGACCCGGTCCACGGCGGCCAGCCCCTGCTGAAGCAGGGCATTTAAACCGGAAATCTTTTTCACCGGGTCGTACATCAGCATCACCGCCGCCAGAAACGACAGAAAGGTACCGGTGGTATAGACCCCGCTGATGACCCGGGAGCCGCCCAGCCAGATGACAAAGGCGATGCCCGCCCCGGCCACGAACTCCATGAGCGGAGACGACAGTGCCCGCACCATGATGCTTTTCATCTCAATCACAAAAAGCGACCGGGACTTTTCATAAAACCGGGCCTCTTCGTAGGCCTCCATGCCAAAGGCCTTGACGATCTTGTTGCCGGAAAAGGTCTCGTGCAGAAAAGCGTTCATGTCGGCGATGGTCTCCTGGCTCCGGGTGGAGACCCGCCGCACCTTCCGGCCGATGGCCACCACCGGGTAGAAGGCCACCGGCAGGACGATGAAGGCCACCAGGGCCAGCTCCCATATCTGGTAGAAGATCAGCCCCAGCAGGAAAAAAACCGTGCAGAAGTCGCGTACCATGGAGGTGACGGCATTGGAGACAACGATCTTGATGAGATTCACATCATTGGTGATGCGGGACATCAGGACCCCGGTGCGCTCCTTGTGAAAAAAGGCCAGAGGGAGCTGACATATCCGGGCATAAAGATTGTCCCGAAAATTTTTGATGATGCCCTCGGCCACCCGGCCCATGAAAAACTCCTGGCCGTACATGCCCGTGCCCCGCAGCAGGGAGACAATCACCACCGCCAGCGGAATCAGCCGAAGCATTTGGGCGTCCTTGGTGATAAAAATCTGATCAATGGCCGGCTTGATGAGATAGGCAAGGGCCGCGGTGGTAGCCGATGTCAGCAGCATGCAGGCCACGGCCAGGTAAAGCCGGAAACGGTTTCCCTTGATGTATCCCAGCAGGCTGCGGTGTCGTGGTTTTAATCGAAAAATCGCCATCAGGTTACCCCTTCATTCAGCAGCCGGGCCGCGATTCCGGCGGCCCGGGCAGATGCCCCGGGACCGCCCAGGCGCTTCCGAACTTCGGCAAGCTCCTTTCGAACGGTCTCCAGTTCCTGGGGATCAGAAATCATCGACATGATGCGCGCGGCAATATGCTCCGCCGACGCATCTTTCTGAATCAGCTCCGGCACAACCGCTTTTCCGGCGATCAGGTTCACCAGGCTGATGTGCTCCAGCCGGATCAATGCCTTTGCCAGCCAGTAACTGAGAAACGACACCTTGTAAATCACCACCATGGGAACGCCGTACAGGGCCGTTTCAAGGGACACGGTGCCGGACACCGCCACAACGCAGGTGCTCCTCTTCAACACCTGGGTCACGTCACCGGGAACAATGGTAAAAGGAACGGTGCCGATATACTTTTCCGTGATTGAAGCCATGCTTTCCACCGGAATCGAGTGCGCGCAGGAGACCATGAAAGTGACATGGGGATGGCGACGGCTGATCCGGGCCCCGGCTTCCATCATTACAGGCAGGTGTCGTGCCACCTCGCTGCCCCTGGAACCGGGCAGCAGGCCCACCACTGTCCGCCCTTCTGTTCTCTCGTATAACGGCGCCGGACCGTATCCGGCGTCCAGCAGGGGATGGCCCACAAAGGTCACGGGGACATCGTGGGCCTTAAAAAAATCGGCCTCAAAGGGAAGAATCACCGCCGTGTGATCCACCCGTTTTCGAATGGTGCGCACCCTGCCTTTTCGCCAGGCCCATACCTGGGGAGAAATATAGTAAAAAACGGGAATGCCGTGCTTTTTGGCCGTTGCGGCCATTCTCAGGTTAAAATCGGGAAAATCGATAAGCACCAGCAGATCGGGAATGCGGGAGGCCAGCATCCTTTTGGCCGTTTTCATGCCGCTTAGGATATCCGGCATGCGGGCAATCACCTCGGTGATTCCCACCACCGAAAGCCGCTCCGCCTCCACCAGAATCTTGGCGCCGGCCCGGCGCATGGCCGCCCCTCCAATGCCGCAGAAAAAAAGAGGGTCCTTAATCTGTTCGCGCATGTTTCGGATCAGGTTGGCGCCGTGCAGGTCGCCGGAGGCCTCGCCGGCAATGATCATCACGCACCGGCCCACTGGCACCCTGTTCGGCAAAGCATGCTTATCCAATCCGGTCTCCTGTGCGCTGAATCTGGTCCGCCACATTCAGGGCCACCCGC includes these proteins:
- a CDS encoding FAD-dependent oxidoreductase, which translates into the protein MLNAILSMLGLGMASSVILGVASRVFYVYEDPRIAEVESATAGANCGGCGYAGCSAAAAAVVKGEALPSVCIVGGPDSAANIAAIMGVDPGTAEPRVSENECTGGNRAENKYNYKGILSCNAVTALYGGRRDCPTGCLGYGDCIKACAFDAIVMGEDGYPVVDPAKCVGCGACEAVCPKNIIRVKTMSQRLFEFNATNGAHAPCTQTCPAQIDIPKYINQIKTGDYEGAVNTIRERNPLLLACGRVCPHPCEDKCRRGVVDEPVSINQLKRFAADYEMNSGKRLPISCAPSTGKKVAVIGGGPAGLTAAYFLRRVGHGVTIFDDNPELGGMIRYGIPEYRLPKKVLKWETDGILNMGIEHKPNMRLGRDFDMGSLMAAGYDAIFLGIGAWKDYGLKIEGNDLKGVYTGISFLTKFAAWQQGAGTDPVPVGRKCAVIGGGNTAIDCVRTLVRLGAEEVSIVYRRTRNEMPANMVEIEAAEHEGVNMKYLFSPNRILGDENGNVVGLEVQEMELGEPDASGRRKPVPKEGAVQVLETDMIVLAIGQGPDISFKETEKGRRGEALATTKWDTIDQIDPQTLQTNIPYIFTAGDSATGASLVVEAIGGGRRAARSIDLYLSGQPVTPPPNDLFKTHIPGCLFETVDGVTKSKRVEMPELEVSSRIKTFDEADLVISEENALKEADRCLFCCTTCYNREDGCKL
- the rsxA gene encoding electron transport complex subunit RsxA; protein product: MTEYILLAISCILINNILLAQFLGNCPFLGTSKKMETAVGMSMAVVFVLVMAGMITWCVDVFLLKWLDLEFLRTLAFILVIASLVQFVEMFLKKSIPALYAGLGIFLPLITTNCAVMGACLINIKEEYNFLQALVASFSYAVGFGLALILFAGVRERINLGKVPKPLQDTSIGLVTAGMIALAFFAFKGMA
- the rsxE gene encoding electron transport complex subunit RsxE — protein: MAKSITQEFTKGLWAEIPPFRLVLGLCPVLAVTTKVENGIGMGLATTFVLVGSNILVSMLRNVIPTKVRIACFITIIATFVTLVELLMQAYTYSLFLQLGIFIPLIVVNCIVLGRAEAFAFKNPLLPSIADGLGMGVGFTLSLAAIAAVREALGAGTLTVLGNSYSLFGDAFLPFAFMVQAPGAFVCLGLMLCIMNMLEK
- the rnfG gene encoding RnfABCDGE type electron transport complex subunit G, whose protein sequence is MRELIKMVVVLTVLTAVSGGLLAGVRAATQDKIELQVLNFVQGPVLREMFANASNDMIADRFTLGEGKEAVTLFPIAVDGKVRYVALSVSGKGGFGGDVGLMVGVDIDTGTIASAGVTTHSETPGIGSRAKSEPDLVNRFVGLPVTQTFKVKSAGGQIDAISGATVTSGAVCNAATNAGEIYQQLEDEIKNKIASL
- a CDS encoding RnfABCDGE type electron transport complex subunit D — its product is MQHSSKKLVVSHAPFWHDGSSLSARHYNILLVALIPVIAGILTYGVPALAVVCLSVSTAILWELLINRVSKTPVSVGDGNAALVGLLLAMLLPATTPWWMVITGTFVAIVIAKQIFGGLGANPFNPALISLAILGVSWPAFVDFNYMLADYETGFNMVYPMWSAKYFGSASVAGFTPMDLLMGKQAGGIGATFGLGILIGGIYLMIRGYIRWEIAVSFLAGVFVTALVFSLAKPVEYAGPVFHLLTGYTLIGAFFLATEDSSSPVNFVPMLIYGAAGGLLTVLIRNIGVHVDGVVFAILVINLINPLVDKIRPKAMGKVA
- a CDS encoding 4Fe-4S dicluster domain-containing protein, which translates into the protein MIKRPFFGLAKPTLMYEPLDSTLAAQEIPAPAAITLLVDTPLENQTALQVHTGDAIAQGQAVSPIAGSDAYATAALGGTVSSVDAYTGNFGRRYTAVTVKVDASAAADDAFAQAGKTPSLEAADRFLRCVPGGLPVALFDTPDKIKTIVVCGVDSDLLCVTRQYVLKAGMDAILRGAEALKKMLGGAPRMMLTVFDRMAPGLQAGGLEIKKVGAAYPAANPRIMAKDLLGMTIPADTTCEAAGICFVSAEAVAALGKAYEKGRVPDRKIVTVVLKNGTKKLVSVVLGTPVGQVLSACSQAVSENDRLVLGGPLTGTAVYTESHPVGPDTDMIFVQGADQIFDVSENSCINCGDCVRICPARVPVNVLIRYLQAGEYGEAVDSHDLLSCIDCGLCSCVCPARIPIFQYIQLGKYEFARLTTAEADHAA
- a CDS encoding cytochrome c3 family protein, producing MGSQKETKLAYGLAAILLIVGVVCYAAVPAEKPDEPVRKVYKSLGGDVMFDHQMHAQVDDCAACHHHGETGDYMSCAECHRAADVKTVPSECTACHPVIYDDYIFDEHHVVLETEPEAWTCKDCHALAEGEDIPASCSECHDPDYGDAMIMKFQKTSDALHDQCIGCHEDYGAGPVACGECHAQ
- a CDS encoding transglycosylase SLT domain-containing protein; the protein is MVCLPEENLSERAGSDTMTKAESYIKPVLLGIVCLCAGMSVFGCAGFQPLSSRDNVCRIFKEKDDWFKPAHAASRRWGIPIPVLMAIMHQESRFQPKARPPRTTCLCLLPGPRPSSAYGYAQALDATWDAYQRATGNAGADRDDFADAVDFIGWYCHLSRVKCGIAASDAYSLYLAYHEGQGGFSRGTHQKKPSLLAVARKVQARADLYARQYAGCRKSLEASLKCFLWPF
- a CDS encoding PxxKW family cysteine-rich protein, which produces MLCVTVKENVECPFMTAAGCSFIGGVCKPVVEACSGCKRIAEFPTGLYCTATPDPAAKWKRGRCNLATHVVDAAATKSKVNPLKASKRGSK
- the uxx1 gene encoding UXX-star selenoprotein family 1 codes for the protein MDRTVIIYGKHTUPFTRLAREAYAASGRTVDYRDVAQGSPDTLDAMLTLSGGNRKIPVIVDEGRVIIGFQGRG
- a CDS encoding LOG family protein, producing the protein MSRQFLLDEFKLEESWRLFKIMGEFVEGIDELHNIGPAVSIFGSARLHPDSPVYQKAEKVAGLFAENGFAVITGGGGGIMEAANKGASAKGGKSVGLNIDLPFEQKPNDYANIKLQFHYFFIRKVMFVKYAQAYIIMPGGFGTMDELFEAVTLAQTQRIRPLPIILMGSDYWSGLVEWVRATLLADGAISAEDMDFLQIIDEPEAVVKAVKKLVIL